The nucleotide sequence GATGGCGGTGCTGCCGGCCAGCCGGCACCTCGACTTGGGCAAGGTGCGCACCGACGCGACGGACTGGCAACTGAGCAACGAGGCAACCATCGCCGGGCTGTTCCACGATTGCGAACTCGGCGCCGTGCCGGCGTTGGGCGAACCCTATGGCATGAAGATGCTGGTCGACCCGCAGCTGACCCGCCAGCAGGACATCTACCTCGAGGCCGGCGATCACCAGAACCTGGTGCACCTGCAGATGGACCAGTACCTCAAGCTGGTGCCGCACGCCGAGGTCTGCGAGCTGTGCCACTGAAAGGACACCCGCCCGTGCAGCGGCCTGCCGGGCGGCCACTGACGCTGCCGGCGGCGGCGCCGCCACGCTTCTATTTGCGCCGCTTGATCGCCCGGCGCCAGCACCGCCGGCACTGAAACGACAAACCCGGGCAAGCCCGGGTTTGTTTGTGCAGCAGGAACGAATCAACCGTTCTGGCGGATACCGGCGACCAGCCACGGCTGGTTGTCGCCGCTGGCCCGCTCCATGCGCCAGCTTTCGCTGAAGGCTTCGCCTTGATCGAAGCGCGAGGTCTTCGAGGTACCGCTGAAAGTCAGCGTAGCCACGGTCTTGTCGGCCAGTTCGTCGATACCGTCCAGTTGCACCTGCAGATCGTCGATGTAGGTCGACTGGAAGCCTTCGCCCAGGTCGGCACGCTCCTGCTTGAGGAAGCTGAGCATTGACGGGGTGACGAACTCGGCGATCTTGTCCATCTCGGCCGCGTCCCAATGCTGCTGCAGGGCGAGGAAGTGCTCGCGACCGGCTTCAAGGAAACGCGGTTCGTTGAACCAGGCCGGCGCGTTGATAACCGGCGCTGGCGCCGCGCTACCACCGAAGATCGGCGTTTGCTGGGCGGGCATTTCCCGCTGGAACGGCGCATGACCGGCAGCGGCTGGCTGGCCGTGGGCCTGGCGTTTACGCCACGCGGAGAAGAGGCGGAAGGCGAGGAAGGCGAGCAGGCCGACGATCAGGAAGTCGAACATCTGGAAGCCTTCGAAGCCATCGCCCATGAACATCGAGGCGAGCAGGCCGCCGGCGGCGATCCCGGCCAGCGGGCCGAGCCAGCGCGAGGCACCGCTGGCCGCGGCGGCAGGTTTGCCGGCAGCGGTCGGCGCGGCGGCTGGGGTGTTAGGCTGCGCCTGGCGAGTCTGGTGGGTCGGCGCCGAACCGAACGACTTGCCGCCGCCCATGCGCTTGGCGGCATTCGCGTCGAGGGCGAGCGTCAGGCTGACGCACAGGGCCATGGCGATGCTGAGGAAACGTTGCATAAAGGGATTACCCGTTGTTATGGATGGCACGCGCGTCATGCTGCCCCCTCTTGGCCACGCTGGCTAGGCCCAGAATGTTTCGGGATTTATGCGTGGCCGAGCCGGTGCAACGCTCAACGCCAGACCAACAGCGCCACACCGGTGCCAACCAGGCCAATGCCGCACCATTGCCGCAGCTCCAGACGCTCACCGAGCAGCGTCACGCCGAGCACCGCCACAAGCACCACGCTGAGTTTGTCCACCGGAGCGACCAGCGAGGCCGGGCCGAGCTTCAGGGCGCGGAAGTAACACAGCCAGGAAGCGCCAGTGGCCAGCCCGGACAGGCCCAGGAACAGGTAGCTCTTCGCCGAAATACTCGCCAGCGGCTGGTATTGCCCGGTCAGGCGCAGCAGCAGCGCCAGGCTGACCAGCACCACGCCGGTCCGCAGCAAGGTGGCGATATCGGGATCGACCTCGGCCACGCCGACCTTCGCGCAGATGGCCGTCAGCGCGGCGAACAGTGCCGACAGCAGCGCCCAGAACGCCCATGAGGACAGCAGTTGATTGCTCATCGGTCGATCCCTCACCCGCCGCGGCCCCAATTAGTCGCGCAGCAGCTGACGCAACGGCACGCGCTGCAACTGGCGATGCACATAAGCACACAACAGCGCGGGCGGTTCGTGCGGGTAGCGCAGCCAGTGGATGAAGCTGCGCAGGTACACCGCGGTGAGCAGGCTTTCCTCGACCACGCGCGCCAGGTGGTGATTGTCGCGCCGCGCCGCCTCGCGCCACCACTGCAGCGTGCGGCTAATGCGCAGCAAGCCCTGGATCTGCAGGTGCAGGTGCGCGGGCTCGAACTTGTACAGCAGCATCTGCCCGGTCACCGCGCGGTGTGGCGCCAGGGCGGTGAGCCAGGCCTGCAGCAACTCTTCCAGGCGGTGCGCGGTGGGCAGCTCGATCAGGGCGGGCGCTTCGGCGTGACGCAGCAAAGCCTGGTCGGCGCGGTCGAACCAGGCTTCCACCAGGTCGTCCTTCTGCTGGTAATGCCGGGCGATCGCGTCGAGCCCGACGCCCAACTCAGCGGCCACCGCATGCAGCTGTAGGCGTTCCCAGCCACAGTAATCGGCTAGATTCAGGGCAGTGTCGAGAATCTCGGCGGCGCTAGGTGATTTGGACATGGCACACCTCCGCCCAACAGTATGGCGGCGGTGTGCGACGCGAGTGACACAGGCGACCGATGGCCACCGCTTCGAACAAGGTAGGGTGGGTACAACCCGCCAGAGCAGTCCGCGGGTTGCACCCGCCCTACGAGTGGCTACAGCGCTTCGAGCTTGGCGTAGGACAGCATCAGCCACTTGCTGCCTTCGTTCTCGAACTTCACCTGCACCCGCGCCTGAGCGCCGGAGCCTTCGAAGTTGAGGATCACGCCATCGCCGAACAGGCCGTGGCGCACCGCTTGACCGAGATTGAAGCCGGTATCCGGCACTTCGGCGCCGGCGAACATCGAAGCGGTGCTGCGATTGGCGCTGGTCATCGGCCGGCTGACGCTGTTCGACAGGCGCACTTCCTGCACCAGCGACGGTGGAATCTCGCGGACGAAGCGCGAGAGTGTATTGCGGGTTTCATTGCCATAGAGACGGCGTACTTCGGCGTAACTGATCACCAGATGCTGCATAGCGCGGGTGATGCCGACATAGGCCAGGCGGCGTTCTTCCTCGAGCCGGCCGGCTTCTTCCAGGCTCATCTT is from Pseudomonas sp. LS44 and encodes:
- a CDS encoding TetR/AcrR family transcriptional regulator, with amino-acid sequence MSKSPSAAEILDTALNLADYCGWERLQLHAVAAELGVGLDAIARHYQQKDDLVEAWFDRADQALLRHAEAPALIELPTAHRLEELLQAWLTALAPHRAVTGQMLLYKFEPAHLHLQIQGLLRISRTLQWWREAARRDNHHLARVVEESLLTAVYLRSFIHWLRYPHEPPALLCAYVHRQLQRVPLRQLLRD
- a CDS encoding aminoacyl-tRNA deacylase, producing the protein MQMAKTLQRSLERAHCEFELVAHPHSATSLESARAAYVPAERLAKSVILDDRHGHYLMAVLPASRHLDLGKVRTDATDWQLSNEATIAGLFHDCELGAVPALGEPYGMKMLVDPQLTRQQDIYLEAGDHQNLVHLQMDQYLKLVPHAEVCELCH
- a CDS encoding EamA family transporter; the protein is MSNQLLSSWAFWALLSALFAALTAICAKVGVAEVDPDIATLLRTGVVLVSLALLLRLTGQYQPLASISAKSYLFLGLSGLATGASWLCYFRALKLGPASLVAPVDKLSVVLVAVLGVTLLGERLELRQWCGIGLVGTGVALLVWR
- a CDS encoding Tim44 domain-containing protein encodes the protein MQRFLSIAMALCVSLTLALDANAAKRMGGGKSFGSAPTHQTRQAQPNTPAAAPTAAGKPAAAASGASRWLGPLAGIAAGGLLASMFMGDGFEGFQMFDFLIVGLLAFLAFRLFSAWRKRQAHGQPAAAGHAPFQREMPAQQTPIFGGSAAPAPVINAPAWFNEPRFLEAGREHFLALQQHWDAAEMDKIAEFVTPSMLSFLKQERADLGEGFQSTYIDDLQVQLDGIDELADKTVATLTFSGTSKTSRFDQGEAFSESWRMERASGDNQPWLVAGIRQNG